From Aegilops tauschii subsp. strangulata cultivar AL8/78 chromosome 5, Aet v6.0, whole genome shotgun sequence:
TTTCGCTTTCATTTCTTTCTTGAAGAAGAAAGCAGAGGCAAACTCCCCTCCAGTAGCGACCTCAATCTTGGTAATTCATTTTAGGCTTTACTAGCTTAGATTTTTAGGTGTTAATCGTCTTGACTTCAGCAGTGCTGAATAAAGAATCTTCAGATCCTTCCCCGGCGAGGCATCAGCCAGTTGGGTGGGTTTAGAAACCAGTATGTTCAAGTAAAGATGGCGTGGCGGCGGCATCCTCATGGTGGATTTGTATCCGCGGGCTCCGCCGTTGCAACGACGTTTGCTCCAGCATCGGTGAGGAGCTTGGAaggtagtccaggagcgggtgCAAACTGTGGTCTGCATTGATGACATCTGGAAGATGGTGGATCGTGTGTTGCGTCCGTGGTTCATGGATGCCAGGTATGGTTTTCTTCTCTGACGTCTTAGTCATGCGGGGCTGCAAGATCTGGAGGTCAATGGCGTATCCGAGGAGTTGCCCCGGCCTGATTCGTTCAACGGTAATGGTTTCGCCTTTGGTGAACCACCTTGGAGGttcgcaaagctgcatatcagcgatggagccgcgtcgagcaCAGGTGAGCAGGTGACCCatcatttttttttctttggtGGCTATTGTGATGCTAGAGACAGGTGACGGATGTTGGTGTCAAGCTCAGGGATTTTTTTGATCTTAATTGTAATTTTCCTTCTTGGTTGAAATCCCTTTGTGCAAAGACTTGTACTATGATTCTTATATGACATAAATGAGGCATGTATTATCATGAAAAAAAAGAACAAACCAAAACAATTTAGGAGCGTACTATATTTGTTATATGAGATTTTTTTCTGAAACTTTTGTTATACGAAAATATTAAAATCTGGCATTCGCTGGTTAAGCATGGCGAAtcaaatttcttttgaaaaaaagtttCTCCTTAGCCAAAAGACACATCTGCCGCCTTCTTTAGGCGCCAGGTGCCCTCAAGGTCCCAGTCAAGGAAACAAGAGACTTATCTCTTGTCAACACGTTTTTGCACATTATTTTTCCTTGCAAAATTTTCTTCAACATTATCTATTTTACAAAGTTCTTCCGCAACATAACTGTTGTTACAAAAAAAAAGGTAAAGACGGAAAGAAATCTGCAACATGACCTatgttgcaaaaaaaaaaacctGCAACAGAACCTATATTGCAAAAAAAAATACACAACACAACCTCTATTGCAAATATTTCTGCAACCAAATCTTTGTTGTAAAGTAGAAGAAGACGATCAGATTGCATCAGATCCGATAGCTCGCAAGATGGCATATCTTTTAGAAAGATCGGTTGGCCGACGCGCAACAACCCCATTTCTTTTAGCAAGCAATCCTTGCGACAACAAAACTTTATCATAAAAACTGTTAGTTTTGCCATACTAGCTAAAGAAAATTGGCCTCCTCGCGATAACATAATTTGCCATAAAAAACCTTTCATTTTACCAAGCTTAAGAATCTGACATTGCTCATTGTCAAAGTATCTTTTTTTATAAATGGTGGATATTATTGACTCAAACTGAAGCATCAAGCGAATACAAACACAATGAGCACACACCCAGTCTCAGCATAATTAGAATGCACATAGTCAATTGCCAACACATACAAACTTGCCCGCGAATAGCAAAGTCTTGTAAGACCAATGCTATGTAGGGACATGGAAAAGAAGGAAAAAGAACCCCCAAAGTGATTGGATCCGTGATCAACAAACTACAACAATGATCATGTTTGCACCGACCATCCTATGACATCACACGGACGATGAGATTTTTCAACAGCAACGCCTTCAGGAAAGAAGCAGTGCCTAATCGCCGCCGTCATCGGATTCAACCATCGAAGGCCAGAATCGGATTTTCACACCAAAGAACCAGTCTGAACATATCCGAataatgccttcaacaaggtaacgacgTAAAAACCTCTCCATTGCTAGGTATAACTGACACAGGTCAGACATAGGCTTTCACCCCGGAGCTCGAGACCGGATGCTCGAATAGCATGTGTTGTCGCCATCACTTTTCCTCGATTCTAGCAGATACATGTGATGTGTGACCACCTAGCTGCACAACTATTCCTCTACGTCAAAGTGTTATATTAGAGGGATCTACCAGGTGGCAAACCCGGTAAGCAATCTCAAACCTTGATATATGCAAAAATATTGGAGGGATCTAAACAGTGATCACTACAAGCACAACGACGATCGTGCTAAATGGGTCGGCCCGCTAGTATGTTGCCGATTTCGTAATTAGTATGAGTGATACATAACTATCGCGTTGGTAAGGATGGCCGTTCGCATTTAATAAATAAAGCCCACTCGTTACCTCGGAAAAAAAACTTGTTGCCATGGCCCAGCGTCAGCCTTGATTTGGTTTACGGATTACGTAGACTTAATGAAACTTCAGTTTATAAGGGAAAACAAACTTGATCAAACATATTGTAATAAAAATATTAGAACTTCAATTTATTTAAAAAAGAGATAGTAGCTTTTCTCATAGGAGACAAACTTTACAGTAAAAATGTAGATGCTCACATACACGTACATACACTCAACCATATAAACGCATGCATGCACAGTCTACCCCTATGAATACCTTCGAGATACCAATGAAGTCATTATGGAAACCTTCATAGTCTAGGAAACATCTTCTCCTATGTACCGTGCGCTCACACATTCTGAGGTACTAGTGAGTAATAACAAGAAAATTTGGAAGTCCAAGATTCCACTAAAAGTGAAATTTTTCATGTGGTATCTTTGTAAGGGAGTTGTGTTGACCAAAGACAACCTCGCACGACGCAACTGGCCACGGAGTAAGAAGTGTTGTTTTTGTAGTCATGACGAGACAATCAAACACCTCTTTTTCCAATGCAAGTTTGCACGTTCTACGTGGTCAATCATCCAAATAGCGTCAAATTTATATCCGCCCACAAGTGTTGCCAATATATTTGGTCACTGGTTGGACGATATTCCAAATAGGTTTAAAGCGCTTATAAGGGTGGGAGCGTACGCCTTAATTTGGTCGCTCTGGCTATGTAGAAACGATTTGGTTTTTAATAAAAAAAATGCTTCTCCTCTGCAGGTTATTTTCCGTTGTACGCAATCGCTTCATACATGGTCTATGCTACAACGATCGGAGCACCAATCGCTGTTCAAGGCGGTGTGTACGCGGTTGAAGCAGGTGGCTACGGAGGTTTTTtcccaacatgggtggcagcataACCTCCGGATCGATCCACCACCACCTTCGACATAGGCATAGTGTCGGTCTATAGGACTTTACTGTTGCCGATATGTCGGTTTATATTTCATGTTTTTTGTCAGACTTTTGgatttggctgtgtgcatctcagttatgcagaggccgggtgttacTCATAATGTTTTGTATCGCCCTTTATCGAAAAGGAAACATCTTCTCCTACTGAACGCACATCGTTGAAAGGCTTGTCCAGGAAAACCTGACCATTAGCGTCAAGTATAGAACTTGAACTCTGATAGGGTGGTTTCATCATAAGAAACCTAACCATGCTCAGTTCGCATATATAGGAGACAAACTTTAACTGATGTTCGGTCCACTATATATATGCATGTTCAAAGACACTTTGTTTCCCCGcataaaagagagagaaaaaccgCCACGTTCAGTAACACGTACTAACAGCCTTTGGAAGCTCTAAAAGTAAATGTTTTCTAACAATGCAATTTTATTCTTAGAACATAAGTTTTGATGAAATAGCAGGAACATAGATGTGCTCAATAGTCAATACGACAGTCAGAGTTTCAACCAAGACCTTCGTGGCCTCTCAACCGAGGCATGCTTTGCTACTTAGGTGGGCGCCCATTTTGGCTTCTGACACAAGATAGCCCTCCTAAGAGAAACAGCAAAAGGATGTTCTGTAACAAATGTAAAATCTATTTGACTGTCAAATAGCTCTCCTGTTACAAATGGCAAATTTTGCTGACAGGTTATTATGCCAATGGATGTGGAGGTGGTATACATCGTAGATCATGCCTGTTCCACTAGAACAAATAGCTTTCACATATCAGAAACTTGGCGACAGCAAAAGGTACATCAAATAAGTGGAATAAAGGTGACATAATTCCACTCATTTACCTAGAGCTAACAGCCCACTGAACAAAGAACTGGGAAACAATGAGGAAGATGGCACAAAGTGTGTACTTGATCCATGTTTCCCAGCCACCATGAACTCGCCGAGGAGCAACAGGCACCGCGAGGATAGCTGTGCCTTGCATACCGTAGCGATCCCTGCATCGTCGGCTTCTATCGAACATGCCAGTGCTCTTGGTGTACGAGAAGTACAAGGAACCACCATGCAATTTCGCATAAACATGATCAGCTGCATCTTTGATGAGGCGCCCATAGCGCGCGGTGGATGAGGAGCATCTGTCCAGTAGGTCCTCACTGCCGATAATCTCCAATCTCCTGAGAGTGAATGACTGTTTCTTCTGGAGCCATTCTGGGAGCTGGGCTGTGGGTTCGTCCAAATGCAAGAGGCGCAACAGAGGAACATCCTGCACAGTATCCAGGTGTGTACAGTTCACGATTTCCAATTCCTCCAGTCTACGGAGGTTAAATATCCTCTTCAGATTGGAACTATCGTGAACTTGCAGCTCCTTAAGTGCTAGCAGGTTCTCGATATTTTGAAGCGCATCAGCATGGTGTATCTTCAAGCTTTTCAATGCCGTGCAGTGCTGGAGCCACGAGGGGACAGAAATCATACTGGGGCATCCATCAAGCTGTAATCTCTCAAGTAAAGGCATGTCTGTATCTACAAGACCAGACCATGACACCATACTCTGCATCCTCCCTAGGAATAGCTGCTCCAACAATGGAAATGCCACACCGGTTGCTGGCGCCCCACGCAGCTCATAGTTGATCTCAGTCAACAAGCTAAAGCCTATGATAGCCAGGAATTTGAGATTCATCATCTCACCGAGAGCTGGTAGGCGCTGACAGTGGACGCAGCCATCAAGCGTCAGCCGCTGCAGCACTGTAAGATGAGAAACTGAGAACCAAGATGGAAATCCATTGCCATAATAACCatctatcttgagagaagtcaAACTCTGAGGAGGTCTGAGTGCATCGAACACATCTTTCATATGCTCTTGAATATCAACTGGTGGTCGGTCGACAGAACTACAGCACAGCTCGAGCTCTCTGAGATTATCCATTTCCTGCAATCTTGATTGGTGTGCATCTTCTATGCTTGATGCCCTGCCAAGCCTTACTATCTGGAGGCTTGTAAGGTTGCACAGTGCATGTAATTCTTTAAGTGTCCGACCATGGTTAGCTGGAAAAAAACCATGCAAGCAGTTGAGTTCTGTCAGTTTGACTAGTTTGAAACGGACATCATTTAGCTCTGGTGCCCCCGAGAAGTCGAGGCCCCTCAAATTTTCCAGACGGCCAACATGACTGGTTATTTGTGTGAGGCAAGGACAGTTTTGGAGGATCAGAAACTGCAGCATCATCAGATTCCCAATACTCCGAGGAAGCTTTCTTATTTTAGTATTCGAAAGATTCAGATACCTAAGTTGCAGCAATCTTCCCAGCATTTTGGGAATGGTCTCAACTTGTGTGTCTCTAAGGTCCAGTACTCTTAGGTTTGGAAACCTTTCAATGATAAGGTCCAAGCTGCTTCTTCTGAGTGGGCTTGCAGACACAAAGAGTGTCCTCAAACGAGTGACATAAACCGGGATGGCCTCTATTGCTTCTTCATCTGTGATGCATAGGCGCCATGGTTTACTGGTACTACTGATACGACTAGGATTATCCACACAGTTCTCGTCACCTGACCGATAGAGTGCAAATGATCTCAGTAGAGTAGGCATCTTTGCTCCCACCACACCTTTAGCTTCATGCTCAGGCAGAAGAAGACCCCTCTCTATTAATTCCTGGTAGCAACTTTCAGCCGCCTCTTCTAAATTTGGACTGCCCTCAAAGAACCCCTCTGCAATCCACTGCTGCGTGGCACACTGTTGCTTGATCACAAATTGCTCCGGGTATAAAGAGCAGTAGAGGAAACAGCGCTTGACGCGATACTTCAACTCCATGTATGTTGTATCAATGGTGTCCCTTATCCCTGGATATGAGGAAATGATATCTTGTGAATGTATGCTCTCCCATTCATCTTCCCGGGATCTGCCCCTTAGATTCCATCCAATTGTTTTAATCGCCATCGGAACGCCACTGCACTTTTGCACGATACTTCTTCCAACATCCTGAATCTTCCCAGTGGTTACAGTCCCTCCCAGATTAGCGGTTTTGTGGAGCAACAACCAGCCATCATCCCCATTCAAACACTTGACACGGTGAAAATGGGTCACCCCCATCGTCCTTGCGACATTCTCGTCACGTGTTGTTACAATGACTTTGCAGCCACAACGGCGGAATGCTTCATTTGCAGCCAGCAACTGGTTCCAATCGTCTGCTTTCCGCACATTATCAATGACCAAGAGCAGGTTCCTGGTAGAACCATTCAGATAGCGGCGTAACACCTCACGTTGCTCCGACATTCTTGCCCTTCTCTTAAATGTGTCACCAGACCATATTGTGATGCATCTGGAGTCGTTGGAGATATTTACCCATAACCTGGTTCTAAACCTACCTCTCATCTCATGGTATATCTTGAGTGCAAGAGTACTCTTACCAACTCCAACAGTTCCAACTATGGCGAAAAGAACATGGGCGCCTTCTCCACCTCTCCGTAGCAGATTAACAAGATCATTGCAGTCACTGCCAACACCTCTACCTATTGTATTGGACTCATTGTAATGAGGAGCAACTTCGCTGTCTATTCCTGACTGATCTTCTGCAGCTAGTCCTAACTGTTGTATTACCGGTATGATTGTATCCAGTTTCTTGTTTAGTTCCTGTATATCATTTCCAATCTGGCATCTGATATGAACTTCCTTGACACACTTACATATAGAGGCAGCATCCCAGTCCTGCAGCAACAAACAAAATTCAATATGTGACACAAAACACCACATGTACCCATCACACGCAAATCAATACACTGAGTAAGGACCTGTCTGGTTTTCAGGTTCTGCCAAAAAGCAGGAATTCGTTGAAGTAGATTTTGAGCATAACGACCTAGCATCATGTTTGGTTCGAGTAGATACATACAACTTGCTTTTTTTTTAAACTCATAAGATGAACTACAATAACTGAAGCCTGTTTTGCTAAATGCTATCCGCAGAATATCTAAATTCGTATTACTAAAACTTTCTATGCAATAATTGCTTAAAAATGTGGATACTTCTCAGATGATGGATCAAACAAGTAACATTCCCTTATCAATATAAAGTGTCATGCTTTTCGGTGTAAAACCTATAAGTATAGGCCAAGGGGTATGATACTTCTCAGATGATGGATCAAACAAGTATGATTGCAAGATGTCAAAGGATAAGTTCACACCCACAATACACAACGGAAGAAACTTAAAAATGAGTTCTGAGTTCTGACAAACCTATAAGCAAACCCCCGAAATCCAAACGGGTGTGGTTCATGTTCAAGTGAAAGAATAAAGTCAAGTGTTCCGTTGTGCATTGCGTTCATATAGATTAATGGTCAAACTGTCGCCTTGACATTGTCGATGTCCAAAATGACTTCTTTTTTTAGTTGATTAGGTAGTGCTAGACTGCTAGGTAAGGACTTCATTGGTAGAAATGCTAAACGCATGGATCAGCCATGTGACACAATTCTTTTGAATTTTGACATTTTGCACCTATTTCTAGCTTACACTAGGAAAATTCTGACTCATATATACTGCTGTGGAAAGTGAAAATATTCATGAAATCTTATTGCCCTTGACAATGACAACTGCAGCCTGGCCAACATGTCAATGTCATACTACCTCCGTCCCAAAACAAGTGTCTCAAGCTTAGTACAATTTTGTAGTATTagagttagtacaaagttgagacacttattttgaaacggagggagtatgtactAACTTACTAAGTGATATCATTACTAATACAAAAATTATAAAAAAAGACTAGATAGATGGGCAATTAGCGACCCATCTGCCACCCTACCTACCAGATACCAAGGTTGTTAGTAAAACCTAGCAACAAAACAGAGAAAATACGTCGGATCAATATCTAAAAACAGAGAAGCAAAACAAGTGTGCACTCATGGGTGACAGTATGATGGGGAGGCATGATATGAGCAGGAGAGGTGCTTGTATCGTAGAGTATATGCATTTTTCTGAAGCAAACAATGTAATATTTTCAACCCATGCCTAAGCACCAGCTATTCCACATTACAGCACCAATTTAGGCATCCTCATTCAAACATGCATCAACCAAACATCGGCTAGATGGAGATTTGGAGCTTTTTCGATAAAGGGAATATATTAATATCACGAAGATACCAATTACACCCAGCCTCTGTACCAACAAGATGTCCAAAGGCATCAAGGATACACACAgcgaaaaggaaaataaaaaaaaacaaaagaaaaaagatccCGCCACGGTGTTCACACTAGCAACGGCAGCACTCTAACAACCACTGAAAGACAACACCCGGATTACAAAAGAGGTTCTCCAAAAGCAacgcctccaagaaggaaacAATGCACAAGCATTGTCGTTGTCCGATCGAAGATCTTGAATTTTCACCCTGGAGAAAGTCTGAAATCACTCAAAAACAATGCCTTCAAAAAGGCCATTGCCAGGTACAACCAATAAAGGCCAAACCTTGGGTTTTCACCTTGAGATTCGAGACTTGGTACTCAAGGAGTACCACCAAAATTGCAGTCCTCCGGTGCTGCCGCCGCGCTTGTCGAGACCGCTGTCGCAAGTCACCAAACACCTAGCACGCAGTCTTCATCACATCCAATACACACCAAAGACCAAACCTGAAGAGTAGGCAGTCGGCCAGAGTTGCGGCGGTGGCAGAGAACCGCTGCCAAGCACAGCATATGTCATGGTTTGGATTAATCTATTTCAGTCCCGGTCAACCCAAGCAGCCCGACTGAGACAGAAGTAACTGAGGTCCAAGTGGTCCCCAGTCGAAGAGCACCGAGCGCAACCGGCGCATATCAGCTTCACCGAGCGGCGGCGGAAGCGCCATGGGAGGAGGGGATCGAGGCTGGCGGCGCGGGGGTCAGGATGAACCGGCGTCAGCGATCCGGCGGAAACCCGAGAAGGCGAGGGGAATGGATAGGCGCGTTGTTACTCGTTCTTTTTACCCTCTTATCTGGCGAACGTTCGCTGAAGAAAAACTGCCATCCCACAAACAACTGAAAATGCCATCAAAATCGTGCCAAAATCCACCTATTCCCCGCGTTTTTTAGGGATACTCGTTTTTTATTTGATAACGATCCGGCTTTTGAAAGCCGTGAAAGCAGAGTATTTTTGTTCGAACTTGTGAAATGAGTTGTTGTTTTTTCTAGAAATGTT
This genomic window contains:
- the LOC109787293 gene encoding putative disease resistance protein RGA3, which codes for MESTVILNGIIAGVIRSLADGGIAMIVKVACVKKDIDILERRLLSIMALIGDAEGHRILAQSEAADHRLKKLREIAYEAETIIDLFRIEVGTSRPQDWDAASICKCVKEVHIRCQIGNDIQELNKKLDTIIPVIQQLGLAAEDQSGIDSEVAPHYNESNTIGRGVGSDCNDLVNLLRRGGEGAHVLFAIVGTVGVGKSTLALKIYHEMRGRFRTRLWVNISNDSRCITIWSGDTFKRRARMSEQREVLRRYLNGSTRNLLLVIDNVRKADDWNQLLAANEAFRRCGCKVIVTTRDENVARTMGVTHFHRVKCLNGDDGWLLLHKTANLGGTVTTGKIQDVGRSIVQKCSGVPMAIKTIGWNLRGRSREDEWESIHSQDIISSYPGIRDTIDTTYMELKYRVKRCFLYCSLYPEQFVIKQQCATQQWIAEGFFEGSPNLEEAAESCYQELIERGLLLPEHEAKGVVGAKMPTLLRSFALYRSGDENCVDNPSRISSTSKPWRLCITDEEAIEAIPVYVTRLRTLFVSASPLRRSSLDLIIERFPNLRVLDLRDTQVETIPKMLGRLLQLRYLNLSNTKIRKLPRSIGNLMMLQFLILQNCPCLTQITSHVGRLENLRGLDFSGAPELNDVRFKLVKLTELNCLHGFFPANHGRTLKELHALCNLTSLQIVRLGRASSIEDAHQSRLQEMDNLRELELCCSSVDRPPVDIQEHMKDVFDALRPPQSLTSLKIDGYYGNGFPSWFSVSHLTVLQRLTLDGCVHCQRLPALGEMMNLKFLAIIGFSLLTEINYELRGAPATGVAFPLLEQLFLGRMQSMVSWSGLVDTDMPLLERLQLDGCPSMISVPSWLQHCTALKSLKIHHADALQNIENLLALKELQVHDSSNLKRIFNLRRLEELEIVNCTHLDTVQDVPLLRLLHLDEPTAQLPEWLQKKQSFTLRRLEIIGSEDLLDRCSSSTARYGRLIKDAADHVYAKLHGGSLYFSYTKSTGMFDRSRRCRDRYGMQGTAILAVPVAPRRVHGGWETWIKYTLCAIFLIVSQFFVQWAVSSR